The Candidatus Cloacimonadota bacterium genome has a window encoding:
- a CDS encoding EamA family transporter, with the protein MKPQLFALVTAIAWGVGGYFEKKGLHLGNLAPQMGITIRTFVALIILGIVSMPYWKTVPQAGTKALAYMIVGGGIVAGSVGMLCFYHALKGGNLDQVMPIAFTSPLFGALMGIIFAGEPLSLKTGIGILLTISGIVVLTI; encoded by the coding sequence ATGAAGCCACAGCTGTTTGCGCTTGTTACTGCGATTGCCTGGGGTGTTGGAGGATATTTCGAGAAAAAGGGTTTGCATCTTGGTAACCTTGCACCGCAAATGGGTATAACGATACGTACATTTGTTGCTCTTATAATACTGGGGATCGTCAGTATGCCTTATTGGAAGACTGTTCCTCAAGCCGGGACAAAGGCACTTGCGTATATGATCGTGGGCGGTGGTATTGTTGCTGGTTCGGTTGGTATGCTTTGTTTTTATCATGCGCTTAAAGGCGGCAATCTCGATCAGGTTATGCCTATTGCATTCACCTCACCTCTTTTTGGTGCTTTGATGGGTATTATCTTTGCGGGGGAACCGTTATCACTCAAAACAGGGATAGGTATCTTACTGACGATAAGCGGTATTGTTGTACTAACTATCTGA